Part of the Deltaproteobacteria bacterium genome, AGCCCTTTGATAACCTATCTTCTAAGAATAAATGAAGATAGAGGCAAGGTCTATGTTGAACGGGAAATCTTGAGATATCGCCGGGGAAGCAGCGGCCAGCCTTGGCATTTCCTGGATTTTTCCAATGGGACAGGCACGGCGGTTATAAATGAACTTGATTCTGTCAGAGACGTAAAGGATCTCCAACGGGAGACGCAGACCTTAAAATCTTCGGATCTTCTGGCCATTAAAGGATTGGCCCAGTTTGAACGGTTCCCGGCAGTGGTGGCCCTCGGTAATCTGATAGAAAACTGGCATGTTTCCGATTTCCACATCAGCAAAGCACGCCCGGAACAGGAGGCCGGGTACGCCGAGCACCTTTCCAGAGAAGGAGAAAACCTGTCTTTGGTTATCCAGTATCTCCATACTCACCACAAGGACTCCTTTCGTAAGATTCTTGATCTTTTGAAGAAGCGCGTCCCCGGAATCTTCAATGTTGAATCTAAGACTACAGAAGAGGGTCGTGTGCTTTTAAAGTTTCAAGATGGCTCTTTTGAGGACCCTTTTCTGGCTCGCTACGTCTCTGATGGCACGATCAAGATGTTGGCGTACTTGACGTTGCTCTACGATCCAAGTCCTCACCCTCTTTTATGCGTCGAGGAACCGGAAAATCAACTCTACCCAAAACTGCTCTGGGAACTGGCTGAAGAATTCCGGGCCTACGCCAACCGTGGAGGACAAGTATTTGTTTCAACTCATTCGCCTGATTTTTTGAATGCCACTAAGGTAGAGGAGGTATTCTGGCTGGTAAAGAAAAAGGACGGCTACACGGAAGTATGCCGTGCCAGCGATGACCCCCAGATCGTGACCTACATGAAAGACGGCGATCAGATGGGATATTTGTGGGAGCAGGGATTATTCGAGGGGGCAGACCCGCAATGAAAACCATCGTTTTTTTTCTTGAAGAACCATCGGCGAAAGAAATGCTTGAAGGCGTACTTCCCCGGGTGCTGCCCCCACAAGCTCAGATACGGTATCTGATATTTAGTGGCAAGCAGGATCTTGAAAAGAATCTTGTGCGAAAACTGCGTGGGTGGCGCTCGCCGGACTCGGTGTTCGTAGTAATGCGTGATCAGGATTCCAGCGATTGTCACGTCGTAAAACAGAGGCTGGTAGCGTTATGTACCCAGGCGACCGAGGGCGAGGCTTTGGTGCGTGTGGCCTGTCATGAAATAGAAAGCTTTTATTTGGGCGACTTGGCTGCCGTCGAAAAGGGGTTAAACCTGAATGGGCTTTCAACCAAACAAAACAATCGCAAGTACAGAAACCCGGACAATCTCGGAAATCCTTCCGAAGAATTATTCAAGATTACAAAAGGAGAATATCAGAAAGTTTCCGGATCACGCGCTATCGGACCGCATCTTGATTTGACGAATAACCGATCTCACAGCTTCAACGTTCTCGTAACAGGACTTCGTAGATTTGCAGAAACAGCCTGACTTTGATGAGGGGGGGGTGAGTGCGGTCTGAATAAAGGTCGGACCACCATTAAAAAATTGATTTCATGAATTTGGTGACGATACCATCAGCCTGCTTCATTGTGTTTATCGCACCCGGCCGATGTTGGAAGCAGCCCCCG contains:
- a CDS encoding AAA family ATPase, with the protein product MKIEAIRLLNFKAFREIELVNLPNFCVFVGANGTGKSTIFSVFGFLRDAMTSNVNKALMRLGGSRGFYEVRSRNADGPIEIELKFREKDDSPLITYLLRINEDRGKVYVEREILRYRRGSSGQPWHFLDFSNGTGTAVINELDSVRDVKDLQRETQTLKSSDLLAIKGLAQFERFPAVVALGNLIENWHVSDFHISKARPEQEAGYAEHLSREGENLSLVIQYLHTHHKDSFRKILDLLKKRVPGIFNVESKTTEEGRVLLKFQDGSFEDPFLARYVSDGTIKMLAYLTLLYDPSPHPLLCVEEPENQLYPKLLWELAEEFRAYANRGGQVFVSTHSPDFLNATKVEEVFWLVKKKDGYTEVCRASDDPQIVTYMKDGDQMGYLWEQGLFEGADPQ
- a CDS encoding DUF4276 family protein, with the protein product MKTIVFFLEEPSAKEMLEGVLPRVLPPQAQIRYLIFSGKQDLEKNLVRKLRGWRSPDSVFVVMRDQDSSDCHVVKQRLVALCTQATEGEALVRVACHEIESFYLGDLAAVEKGLNLNGLSTKQNNRKYRNPDNLGNPSEELFKITKGEYQKVSGSRAIGPHLDLTNNRSHSFNVLVTGLRRFAETA